One genomic segment of Chloroflexota bacterium includes these proteins:
- the hyi gene encoding hydroxypyruvate isomerase, producing the protein MPKFSANLSMLFTEAGFADRFERAAKAGFKAVECQFPYELPREDIAAKLDKYGQEMVLFNIPAGDWAAGERGIACLPGRESEFQEGVGKAIEYGKALKCPRINCLVGLTPKDAPADKVRQTLVSNLKFAADALQKAGISLLVEALNDKDVPEFYLVYSNDVFQLFDEVGHPNLSYQYDIYHMQVMEGNLAKTIQQNVGRIGHIQLADNPGRHEPGTGEINFTNLFKFIDESGYTGWIGLEYKPAGVTEDGLGWVKPYFK; encoded by the coding sequence ATGCCCAAGTTCAGTGCCAATCTGTCCATGCTTTTTACCGAAGCTGGTTTTGCGGACCGCTTTGAGCGGGCGGCCAAAGCTGGCTTCAAGGCTGTGGAATGCCAGTTCCCGTACGAGCTGCCCAGGGAAGATATCGCCGCCAAACTGGATAAATATGGCCAGGAAATGGTCCTGTTCAACATACCGGCCGGCGACTGGGCGGCCGGGGAGCGGGGCATTGCCTGCCTGCCGGGACGGGAGAGTGAGTTCCAGGAAGGAGTGGGTAAAGCCATTGAATACGGTAAAGCGCTCAAATGCCCCCGCATCAACTGCCTGGTCGGCCTTACCCCCAAAGATGCTCCGGCGGATAAAGTACGCCAGACCCTGGTCAGTAACCTGAAATTCGCCGCTGATGCACTTCAGAAAGCGGGCATTTCCCTGCTGGTCGAGGCGCTCAACGACAAAGATGTCCCCGAATTTTACCTGGTGTACAGCAATGACGTCTTCCAGCTATTCGATGAGGTCGGGCACCCGAACCTTTCCTATCAGTACGACATCTACCATATGCAGGTTATGGAGGGTAACCTGGCCAAAACCATTCAGCAGAACGTGGGCCGTATCGGCCACATTCAGCTCGCCGACAACCCGGGTCGGCATGAACCGGGCACCGGCGAAATCAATTTCACCAATTTATTCAAGTTCATCGACGAGTCAGGATATACCGGCTGGATCGGCTTGGAATACAAGCCGGCCGGTGTTACAGAAGATGGCCTGGGATGGGTCAAACCCTATTTTAAATAA
- a CDS encoding 2-hydroxy-3-oxopropionate reductase, whose amino-acid sequence MANLGFIGVGIMGKPMAGHLMEAGNTMHIYDVVDAPVKELAAKGAIACGNCKEVAEKSDIVFIMVPDTPDVEAAIFGANGVIEGVKSGSIVVDMSSISPIATKEFAKKLAEKSVEMLDAPVSGGQVGAENATLSIMVGGKPAVFEKIKPYFELMGKNIVHIGGNGDGQTCKVANQIVVGETIMAISEALLFASKAGADPAKVREALLGGFAQSRIMDLHGKRIIERTFQPGFRIRHQQKDLNNALQGARSLGMSLPGCAVAQELFNALAAQGDSDLDHSALVLALEKLANHKVAG is encoded by the coding sequence ATGGCAAATCTTGGATTCATTGGCGTGGGCATAATGGGCAAGCCGATGGCCGGGCACCTTATGGAGGCCGGCAACACGATGCACATCTACGATGTGGTCGACGCACCGGTCAAAGAACTGGCGGCGAAAGGAGCCATCGCCTGCGGCAACTGCAAAGAGGTGGCCGAGAAATCGGACATTGTCTTCATCATGGTGCCGGATACGCCGGATGTTGAAGCCGCCATCTTCGGCGCCAACGGCGTCATCGAAGGCGTTAAGTCGGGCTCAATTGTGGTGGATATGAGTTCCATCTCCCCCATTGCCACCAAGGAGTTCGCCAAGAAACTGGCGGAAAAAAGCGTGGAAATGCTGGATGCGCCGGTTTCCGGCGGGCAGGTAGGCGCGGAGAACGCCACCCTGTCCATCATGGTCGGCGGTAAGCCGGCGGTATTCGAAAAGATCAAGCCCTACTTCGAGCTCATGGGTAAGAACATCGTCCACATCGGTGGCAACGGTGATGGACAGACCTGCAAGGTAGCCAACCAGATAGTGGTTGGCGAGACCATTATGGCTATCAGTGAAGCCCTCCTCTTCGCTTCCAAAGCTGGCGCCGACCCGGCCAAAGTAAGGGAGGCGCTGCTTGGTGGCTTCGCGCAGAGCCGCATCATGGACCTGCATGGAAAGCGCATAATTGAGCGCACCTTCCAGCCGGGCTTTCGCATCCGCCACCAGCAAAAAGACCTGAACAACGCTCTTCAGGGAGCCCGCAGCCTGGGAATGAGCCTGCCGGGTTGCGCCGTAGCGCAGGAACTTTTTAATGCCCTGGCAGCTCAGGGTGATAGTGACCTCGACCATTCCGCCCTGGTACTGGCACTGGAGAAGCTGGCCAATCACAAGGTCGCTGGCTAA